The Couchioplanes caeruleus nucleotide sequence GTCACGGCGGCGGTCGCGGCCAGTGTCGCCGCGCTCAGGCGCCGGCCGGGGCCGCCCGCGACCTCGTGCCGGGACAGGGCGGTCACCGTCCACGTGTGTGCGGCGATCACCGTCGCGGCGGGGACTGCGCGCGCGGGGTTACCGGCACTCGCGCCGAGCAGGACGTCGAGGGCGCGGCAGGCGGCCATCCCGGCGGGTCCGGCCGCGGTGTTCTTGAGCCTCAGGTCGTAGGCCCACACGGCGGCGGCGAGCGGCACGGCGACGGCCATCGCCCGTGCTCCCCCGGCCCGGGCGGCGAGCGCGAGGCCCACGGCGGTGAGCCCGGCGGCGACGCCGAGCGCGGCGGGGGCGGAGATGCGGCCGGACGGGATGGGCCGCTCGGGGCGTTCCACCGCGTCGAGGTCCCGGTCGGCCCAGTCGTTGGCGGCCATCCCGGCCCAGTACAGGCACACCGAGGCGCCGGCGAGCCCGGCGCTGCGGCGGCCGAGCGTGCCCGCCGCCGAGGCGCCGGCCACGACGTCACCGGGCACCGACAGCGCGGCCGGCGCGCGGACCAGCTCGGCGAGCGTGCGCAGCGGCGCCTTCATCGGGCCAGTCCGGCGACGAGGCCGGCGAGGGCGGCCCACTGCTCGGCGAGCGCGGACGGGCCGTCGCCGAGCGGATCCTTGAAGAAGAACGCGAGCTGCGGCAGCGGGCCGGCGTGCCCGGCGTGGTGCGCGGCGGCGGTGAGCCGGGCGAGGTCCAGCACGAGCGGCGCGGCCAGCGCCGAGTCACAGCCGTGCCAGGTGAACTCCATGCGCATGCCGGTGCCGAGGAAGCCGGAGAACGTGATCAGGTCCCAGGCGGTCTTGAAGTCGCCGATCTCCGCGACGTAGTCGATGCGGCTGGTGCCCTCCGGCACGTAGCCCAGCGCGTCGCCCAGCACCCGCTGCTTGCTGGCGACCTTGGCGGCGTTCGCGCCCGGGTCGGCGAGGTTCGCGCCGTCGCCGCCGCCGAGCAGGTTCAGCCCGGACCAGCTGGTGACCCGCAGGTGGCGCAGCGCGAACATCGGTGCCAGCACGGACTTCACCAGCGTCTCGCCGGTCTTGCCGTCGTTGCCGGCGTACGGCAGCCCCTCGCGGGCGGCCAGTTCGGCGAGGGCGGCCAGACGGGCGCCGGTCGAGGGGGTGAAGTCCACGAAGGAGCATCCGGAGCGGAACGCGGCGTACGCGGCGAGCGCGCTGGCCGGCAGGACGGTCCCCTCGTGCCGCAGCGCTTCCTCGAGCGCGGCGAGCGACTCGTGGGCCGGGTGCGGCGCCGTCACCGGCTCGGTGGTGGCGACGTTGACGACCACCACCCGGTCCAGGTGGTGCCGGTCGCGGAAGTCCCGCAGGTCGGCGCGGATGCGCTCGGCGGTCTCCGCCTGGGTGGCGGCCGCGGGCAGGGGCCGCAGCTCGTGCTCGGCGCGGACCAGTTCGTCGGCGAGCACCGTCACGAGCCGGCCGGGCAGCACCCCGGCCGCGGCGAGCGCCTCGGCCTTCTTCAGCACCGGCAGGGTGGCCACGTCGTGCCCGCCGAACACGAGTTCGGACCAGGCGGGCAGCGCCGGGCTGCGCAGCTCGGGGAGTTCGGTGACGCAGCCGGTGGGCTCGACGAGCCGCGCCCTGAGGGCGGTCGCGCCGGTCAGAGCGGTCACGGCCACGGAGCCGCGTGCGCCCATCAACCATATTCCGGTACGCATGCAGCATCCCTCCCGTATGCGGACAGAGGCGCGCTCAGCGATAACACGACGTGTCGTCCGTGTTACGTGAAGCGACGCTAACCCAGCGCCCGGGACAAAGGAAACCCTTGATATTGAGAAACTTCTCCGTGTGCCGAAGAAACTTTCCCCACCGCCGTACGAAAGTCCGGCTCAGCCCTTCTTCTTGCCGCCCGGCTTCTTCGGCTTCCTGGGCCCCTTCGGCTTCTTCGGCTTCTTGGCCGGTTCGTGGGCCTGCGGGGGCTTCGCCGGCTTCACCACCACGGCGGTCCGGATGATCCGCTCGGCCGGACGGACATCGCGCCGGGCCGGCTCGGGCACCGGCGAGGGGGCTGCCTTGGACGCGCAGGCGCTGCGCACGGCGCACCTCGGCGCGACGGGGACCGCGGCGGACGTGGCGGGCGCTGCCGCCTCCGCGCGTACCGGAGCGGGGCTCCCCGAGGGCCACATCGCCGAGGCGGCGGCCACCGCGGGCACCACGACGGCCGCGGCCAGCAGAGCGGCCCGGCGGCGACGCGTCAGCGGCGGGCGCACCGCGACCGTGGCCACGTCCTCCCCGCCGTCCCGGCCGGGCACCAGGGTCAGCGGCGCCGGCCCGGCGGCCGCCCCGAGCACACGTGCCGCCTCCGCGGCGTCCGGGCGGTCCTGCGGCCGCTTGGCCAGGCAGCGCCGGCTCAGGTCGGCGACCTCCGGCGGCAGCCCGGGAATCCGCGGCAGCGGGCCCGGCTCGGTGTACACGTGGGCGCGCACCATCTCCGTGACCGTGGCCGCCTCCCACGGCATCCGCCCGGCGAGAGCCCGGTGCAGCAGCAGGCCGAGGCCGTACACGTCGCTCGCGGGCCGCACCGGGCCGCCGTCGAGCCGTTCCGGGGCCAGGTACGCGGGCGTGCCCAGCACCTCACCGTCCATCTCGTCCATTGCGCCCGCGGCGGCCGAGATGCCGAAGTCCAGCAGCTTCACCCCGTCGGAGGTCACCATCACGTTGCCGGGCTTGACGTCGCGGTGCACCACCCCGCGCGCGTGGGCGGCGGCGAGCGCGGCGGCGACCTGGGCGCAGATCAGCACCGCCGTCCGCCACGGCAGGGTCTGGCGCGCCAGCACGGACGACAGGGTCTCGCCCTCGACCAGTTCCATCACGACGTACGGCTCCCCCGACAACTCTCCGTAGTCGTACACGCCGACGATGTTGGGGTGCCGCAGCCCGGCCGCGGCGCGCGCCTCCAGGCGGATCCGGCCGAGCTGGGCGGGGTCCGGCGCGGCGGCCGCCGACAGCACCTTGATGGCCACGTCACGGCCGAGCACCTCGTCGTGAGCACGCCAGACGACCGACATGCCGCCCACGCCGATCCGGTCGAGCAACTGGTAACGAACATCCACGGCGGCCCCCTTGCCCACCGGACCGTGATCGAAACCCGATCGGACGGGACATCGAAGCGTGACGACATGCGGTACCGTGCCGCTCACACGCCAGACGTTGCGTTCACGGGGGAACGGATGTACGAGCCGGTGCCGGAAGTCGACATACCGGGCCTGACCCGGGTGGGGAGCGCCGTCGAGGCCGCCTCGGTGACCTGGGGCAAGGCGTACAGCGCCCACGCCGGGCAGCTGCCGCCGGGCGACGCGCTGACCGGCTGGGCGACCGGGGCCGCGCTCGCCACCGCCACCGACGGCTGGGCAGGGTTCATGACGCGGCTCAAGGACGAACTGCACGTGTACGCCGCCGGCCTCACCCAGTCGGCCAGGGACTACCAGGCCGCGGACGACGCGGCGGCCGCCGGGGTGCACCGGGCGGGCGGCGGTCCGCGATGAGCCTCACCCTCAAGGTCCTCTGGGACACCAGCCCCGAGGCGATCGCCACGAGGGCCGCGGCGTGGACCGACATGGCGAAGGACATCGACGACGCCGCCGAGGAGGTCATCCGCGGCAGCCGCGACGTCGAGGACGTGTGGCCGTCCGGGGCCGCCGCCGAGGCCGCCTGGAAACGCGCCGCCGAGCTGCGGGCCGAGGTGAGCAACGCGTACAACCCGTGCCGGCGGATCGGGCAGGCGCTGCGCGAGCACGCCGACACCGTCCGGTCCCTGCAGGAGCAGCTGCGCGAGATCACCACCTCGGCGTCGCAGGCCGGCTTCGACGTGGACATCGCCGCCGGCACGGTGACCGCCCCGCAGCGCATGTACGACGAGACCACCGCCCCGCACACCGTCGCGCAGCAGGTCAGCGCGTACGTCGGGCAGCTGCAGGGGGTGCTCGACCGGGCCGCGGAGTCCGACGACCGCTGCACGGGCGTCATCGGCGTGAACCTGCCCGACCCGCGCAGCGGCTTCGGCTCGCTGAGCCTGCGCCCGGTGAGCAAGCAGGACCTCGAGTCGCAGAAGGGCCGCCCGCCCAAGGACGTGCGCGCCTGGTGGGACTCGCTCACCCCGGAGCAGCAGGAACAGGCCATCCAGGACCATCCCGAGCTGGTCGGGTGGCTCGACGGCGTGCCGGCCTCCGACCGTGACGTGGCCAACCGCATCACGCTGGACCGCAACCTCGCCGACCTGAACTCGCAGCACACCTCGGTGACCTCGCGCGAGGACTATCTGAAGGCGATGGCCCAGCAGGGCCGGCTCGGCGAGGTGTACCCGGAGTCCATGAACCCGGTCGGCAGCTACCTGACCGAGATGGACCAGCTCGAGAAGCAGCGCGAGGACCTCGACAACCGGCTCAAGGGCCCGACCGCGATCCACAACCGGCTCGGCGACACCGGCAAGCCACCCGCGCTGCTGATGGGCTTCGACCCGGCCGGCGACGGCAAGGCGATCGTGTCCATCGGCGACCCCGACACCGCCGACAACGTGGTGACGTACGTGCCCGGCACCACCGCCGACCTGCCCGGCTTCCAGACCGACCTGAACCGGGCCGACGTCATGCGCGCCGACGCGGACGTCTACGGCACCGGCGGGAGCACCGCGTCCATCGTCTGGCTGGGCTACGACGCGCCGGACGAGATCCCGAACGCGGTGTCCAAGGACTACGCCCAGGACGGCGCCCCGGCCCTGCGTTCGTTCCAGGACGGACTGCGCGCCACCCACGACGGCGACCCGTCGCACAACACCGTCATCGGGCACAGCTACGGCAGCACGACGGTCGGGTACGCGGCCAAGGACGGCCACCTCGCCGCCGACGACCTCATCTTCGTCGGCAGCCCCGGCGTCGGCGTGGACTCCGCCACCGAGCTGCACTTCGACGGCGGGGCCCAGGACGTCTACGCCAGCACCGCCAAGAACGACGTCATCGCGGGGGCCGGGCTCGACGACAACATGGTGCATGGGGAGAACCCCGACAACCCCGGCTTCGGCGGCCGGCAGTTCACCAGCGCCGACGGGTCCTTCTGGCATCCCATCGACACCCACTCGCAATACTGGGACCAGGGAAACCCGTCCCGGAAGAACATCGCACTGGTCGTCACCGGCCAGGGAGACAAGGTCAGCTGATGTCGTCCCTACGGCGTACCGCCCTCGCCCTCCTCGCCGCCGGCGCCCTGCTCGCCGGCTGCGACAGCACCCAGGAGCCCACCGTGACGAAAGAGGAAGCCGTCCAGCGGGTGGCCGCGCGCGCCCAGGAGGCGCTGCAGCAGCTGCCGCCCGGGGCGACGCTCAAGCAGACCCTGCACACGCCCGACCTGGCCTGCGACGACCAGAACCGCGACGGCGCGGTGTTCGTGGAGACCACCTACCAGGTGATCTACCCGCAGGGCTGGCCGGTCGACCAGACCATGGCGACGATCAGCGCGTACTGGGACAGCCACGGCTACAAGGCCGTGCGCGACGACCGCGACGACACCACGCATCCGGAGCTCGTGGTCGAGAAGGAGGACGACGGGTTCCGCATCGGCTACGTGATCAGCCATCGCGCCAACGGGACCGAGGACGTCTACCTGCGCAGCAGCTCGCCCTGTTTCCAGCCCTGATCGTCGCGGGGCCACGCAGCCCTTAGGGTAGGCGCATGGCACACGAGGACGCCTCATGGCACGGTCTCGTCAGGGAGATCCTGGACCGCTCGCACCTGTGGCGGCCGGAGGACCTTGCCGGCGTCGTCGACGGCGCGGCCGGCCGCCTCGGCCTGCGGACCACGATCTACGTGATCGACCACGAGCAGCGCTTCCTGCGCCCGCTCGGCGTACCCGGCCGTGATCTGCCGGAGCCGCTGGCGGTCGACGGCACCGAGGGCGGAGCGGCGTTCATCGGCGTGGAGTCCGTCCCGGCGGGCGACCGGTTGTGGTCGCCGATGGTGAACGGCACGGACCGCCTCGGCGTCGTCGAATACCGGCTGCCGGCCGGCGCGGCGGAACCCGACCGGCATCTGGTGCGGGAGTGCGAGCTCGTGGCCGGGCTCGTCGGGCATCTGATCACCACGACGCAGCCCCGCGGCGACCTGCTGCGCCTGGCCCAGCGCTCGCGGCCGATGACGCCGGGCGCCGAGCTGCTCTGGGAGCTGCTGCCCCCGCTGACGGTCAGCGTCGGCGACTTCGCCGTGGCGGCCGTCCTCGAACCGGCGTACGACGTGGGCGGGGACGCGTTCGACTACGTGGCCGACGACCGGCGCCCGCAGTTCGTCGTGCTGGACGCCGCCGGCCGCCGGTTGCGGGCCGGCCTGGCCGCGGCGGTGGTGCTGTCCAGCATCCGGGCCGCCCGCCGCGCCGGTGGCGACCTGCTCGAGCAGGCCCGCGCCGCCGACGCCGAGCTGCTGCAGCAGTTCCCCGACGCACGTTTCGCCACGGCCGTGCTGGCCGAACTCGACCTCGACAAGGGCGTGCTGCGCTACGTCAACGCCGGTCATCCGCCGCCGCTGGTGATGCGCGACGGCAAGGTCGTCGAGACGCTCACTGAGGGCCGCCGCATGCCGCTGGGCATCCCCGACCCGCAGGCCGCGTACGGCGAGGTGACGCTGCACCCCGGCGACCGGCTGGTGCTCTACACCGACGGCGTCACCGAGGCCCGCGACGCCGCGGGCGAGCAGTTCGGCGTCCGGCGCCTCGCCGACCTGGTCGAACACCACTGTGCGGACGACGCGCCGCTGTCGGAAAGCCTGCGCCGGCTGTCCCACGCCGTCCTCGATCACCAGGACGGGCCCCCGGCGGACGACCTGACGCTGGTGCTGGTGGAGTGGTCGGCGGGCGCGGCGCTGCGGACCGTGCCGCCGACCTCACGAGAGAGCGCAACGGCCGGATGAGCACGGAGATCCTCAGCGTCACCACCCGCGACACGGCCGAGGGCGCCCGGGTCGTGGCGGCGGCCGGCGACCTGGACCACGACAGCGTCCCGATGCTGCGCGACGCCGTCGAGGCGGCGTGGACCGACGGGCGCGACCACGTCGTGGTCGACCTGGCGCTGGTCACCTTCTGCGAC carries:
- a CDS encoding SCO3242 family prenyltransferase, which gives rise to MKAPLRTLAELVRAPAALSVPGDVVAGASAAGTLGRRSAGLAGASVCLYWAGMAANDWADRDLDAVERPERPIPSGRISAPAALGVAAGLTAVGLALAARAGGARAMAVAVPLAAAVWAYDLRLKNTAAGPAGMAACRALDVLLGASAGNPARAVPAATVIAAHTWTVTALSRHEVAGGPGRRLSAATLAATAAVTAATAAGGAVPAVLAGQYAAGYGRAQAGLLSDPAAPRVRAAVGAGITALPALQGALTARAGRHLTGLAVAAAAPLARLLARKISPT
- a CDS encoding alpha/beta hydrolase yields the protein MSLTLKVLWDTSPEAIATRAAAWTDMAKDIDDAAEEVIRGSRDVEDVWPSGAAAEAAWKRAAELRAEVSNAYNPCRRIGQALREHADTVRSLQEQLREITTSASQAGFDVDIAAGTVTAPQRMYDETTAPHTVAQQVSAYVGQLQGVLDRAAESDDRCTGVIGVNLPDPRSGFGSLSLRPVSKQDLESQKGRPPKDVRAWWDSLTPEQQEQAIQDHPELVGWLDGVPASDRDVANRITLDRNLADLNSQHTSVTSREDYLKAMAQQGRLGEVYPESMNPVGSYLTEMDQLEKQREDLDNRLKGPTAIHNRLGDTGKPPALLMGFDPAGDGKAIVSIGDPDTADNVVTYVPGTTADLPGFQTDLNRADVMRADADVYGTGGSTASIVWLGYDAPDEIPNAVSKDYAQDGAPALRSFQDGLRATHDGDPSHNTVIGHSYGSTTVGYAAKDGHLAADDLIFVGSPGVGVDSATELHFDGGAQDVYASTAKNDVIAGAGLDDNMVHGENPDNPGFGGRQFTSADGSFWHPIDTHSQYWDQGNPSRKNIALVVTGQGDKVS
- a CDS encoding STAS domain-containing protein, with amino-acid sequence MSTEILSVTTRDTAEGARVVAAAGDLDHDSVPMLRDAVEAAWTDGRDHVVVDLALVTFCDSAGLSLFVEAHRRAQARHGSFRLAAPGRTVRYVLEATNLGRYLSIHPSLDEALRG
- a CDS encoding serine/threonine-protein kinase, which gives rise to MDVRYQLLDRIGVGGMSVVWRAHDEVLGRDVAIKVLSAAAAPDPAQLGRIRLEARAAAGLRHPNIVGVYDYGELSGEPYVVMELVEGETLSSVLARQTLPWRTAVLICAQVAAALAAAHARGVVHRDVKPGNVMVTSDGVKLLDFGISAAAGAMDEMDGEVLGTPAYLAPERLDGGPVRPASDVYGLGLLLHRALAGRMPWEAATVTEMVRAHVYTEPGPLPRIPGLPPEVADLSRRCLAKRPQDRPDAAEAARVLGAAAGPAPLTLVPGRDGGEDVATVAVRPPLTRRRRAALLAAAVVVPAVAAASAMWPSGSPAPVRAEAAAPATSAAVPVAPRCAVRSACASKAAPSPVPEPARRDVRPAERIIRTAVVVKPAKPPQAHEPAKKPKKPKGPRKPKKPGGKKKG
- a CDS encoding inositol-3-phosphate synthase; the protein is MRTGIWLMGARGSVAVTALTGATALRARLVEPTGCVTELPELRSPALPAWSELVFGGHDVATLPVLKKAEALAAAGVLPGRLVTVLADELVRAEHELRPLPAAATQAETAERIRADLRDFRDRHHLDRVVVVNVATTEPVTAPHPAHESLAALEEALRHEGTVLPASALAAYAAFRSGCSFVDFTPSTGARLAALAELAAREGLPYAGNDGKTGETLVKSVLAPMFALRHLRVTSWSGLNLLGGGDGANLADPGANAAKVASKQRVLGDALGYVPEGTSRIDYVAEIGDFKTAWDLITFSGFLGTGMRMEFTWHGCDSALAAPLVLDLARLTAAAHHAGHAGPLPQLAFFFKDPLGDGPSALAEQWAALAGLVAGLAR
- a CDS encoding PP2C family protein-serine/threonine phosphatase — its product is MAHEDASWHGLVREILDRSHLWRPEDLAGVVDGAAGRLGLRTTIYVIDHEQRFLRPLGVPGRDLPEPLAVDGTEGGAAFIGVESVPAGDRLWSPMVNGTDRLGVVEYRLPAGAAEPDRHLVRECELVAGLVGHLITTTQPRGDLLRLAQRSRPMTPGAELLWELLPPLTVSVGDFAVAAVLEPAYDVGGDAFDYVADDRRPQFVVLDAAGRRLRAGLAAAVVLSSIRAARRAGGDLLEQARAADAELLQQFPDARFATAVLAELDLDKGVLRYVNAGHPPPLVMRDGKVVETLTEGRRMPLGIPDPQAAYGEVTLHPGDRLVLYTDGVTEARDAAGEQFGVRRLADLVEHHCADDAPLSESLRRLSHAVLDHQDGPPADDLTLVLVEWSAGAALRTVPPTSRESATAG